A genomic stretch from Sphingobacterium sp. ML3W includes:
- a CDS encoding twin-arginine translocase TatA/TatE family subunit, giving the protein MYNPVIAFLNIGTQEMILIVFAILLLFGGKKLPELARGLGRGIREFKDASEGIKREISDQINNFEKDIDVKTEVKEETVPNDVKVAEEQAKAEQESPSVETAESSESEPAKKKYEFTTPAGVVEHNPHKQLDYGEEPSHITYGYNDHFAEAKNNEGEEKKPTEKEENTNKPA; this is encoded by the coding sequence ATGTACAATCCAGTAATAGCATTTCTAAACATCGGAACACAGGAGATGATTTTAATCGTGTTTGCGATCTTGCTACTTTTTGGTGGCAAGAAGCTTCCCGAATTGGCAAGAGGTTTAGGAAGAGGGATACGAGAATTCAAAGATGCATCCGAAGGCATCAAGCGTGAGATTTCAGATCAGATCAATAATTTTGAAAAAGACATAGACGTTAAGACAGAAGTCAAAGAGGAAACCGTTCCAAATGATGTAAAAGTTGCGGAAGAACAAGCCAAAGCTGAGCAAGAATCCCCGTCAGTAGAAACTGCCGAAAGCTCAGAATCTGAACCAGCGAAGAAAAAATATGAATTTACAACTCCTGCGGGAGTCGTGGAACACAATCCACATAAGCAATTAGATTACGGAGAGGAACCTTCTCATATCACTTACGGATACAATGACCACTTTGCTGAGGCCAAAAACAACGAAGGAGAAGAAAAGAAACCTACAGAAAAAGAGGAAAACACAAACAAACCTGCGTAA
- a CDS encoding MATE family efflux transporter — protein sequence MLGKFKTFKPYYKSTIVLAGPVVISQLGHTLVHTADSVIVGHFAGTIPLAAVSLVNAVFMIVMVVGLGIAYGITPLIAQENGRDNKEECAVLLSNSFWLNIITGILLFCLVYFGSMLAIDHLNQDPAVVKEAKPYLLILSLSMLPLMVFSTFKQFAEGLGFTKQAMNVTIWGNVLNIILAIIFVKGMFGITPMGVKGVGYSTLIDRILMMAVMMTYVLRSQKFKGYIQHFKITVIDKVRLGKILRIGAPVAMQYVFEIGAFAGASLLAGTISATAQASHQVAIQLAAMTYMMASGIAAAATIKVGNSYGNRNLFRLERFAITSYQLVLIFMLITASLFAIFNNYLPYIFTSDKAVVVIAAQLLIIAGLFQLFDGTQVVGLGVLRGMGDVNIPTIITFIAYWIIGLPSGYVMGILFDWGIKGIWYGLTLGLLTSSVLLYLRFQLVIKRKKLQFENSIL from the coding sequence ATGTTGGGAAAATTTAAAACATTCAAGCCGTATTATAAAAGTACGATCGTATTGGCCGGTCCAGTTGTTATTTCACAATTGGGACATACATTGGTACATACAGCGGATAGCGTTATAGTCGGACATTTTGCTGGAACGATTCCATTGGCCGCGGTGTCTTTGGTGAACGCTGTATTTATGATCGTTATGGTGGTCGGATTGGGAATTGCCTATGGGATCACACCATTGATCGCACAGGAAAATGGTCGCGATAATAAGGAGGAGTGCGCTGTATTATTATCGAATAGCTTTTGGTTGAACATCATTACAGGCATATTGTTGTTCTGCTTGGTCTATTTTGGTTCTATGCTTGCAATTGATCATCTGAATCAGGATCCGGCTGTTGTAAAGGAGGCGAAACCTTATTTACTGATTTTAAGTCTTTCTATGTTACCGCTGATGGTATTCAGTACATTTAAGCAATTTGCCGAAGGTCTGGGCTTTACCAAGCAAGCGATGAATGTAACCATCTGGGGAAACGTACTCAATATTATATTGGCAATTATATTTGTCAAGGGGATGTTCGGAATTACGCCGATGGGTGTAAAAGGGGTTGGATATAGTACGCTGATTGACCGTATCTTGATGATGGCGGTGATGATGACCTATGTGTTGCGATCGCAAAAGTTTAAGGGCTATATACAACATTTTAAAATTACAGTAATAGACAAGGTAAGGCTAGGGAAAATATTGCGGATCGGCGCACCTGTTGCAATGCAATATGTTTTTGAAATTGGTGCGTTTGCCGGGGCATCTTTACTGGCCGGAACGATCAGCGCTACGGCACAAGCTTCCCATCAGGTAGCGATCCAATTGGCAGCCATGACCTATATGATGGCTAGTGGTATTGCCGCAGCAGCAACGATTAAAGTAGGCAATAGCTATGGAAATAGAAACCTGTTCCGCTTGGAGCGTTTTGCCATAACTTCCTATCAGTTGGTTTTGATCTTTATGTTGATTACGGCGTCATTGTTTGCGATTTTCAATAATTATCTGCCTTATATTTTTACTTCTGATAAGGCGGTGGTCGTTATTGCTGCTCAATTATTGATCATTGCGGGTCTTTTTCAATTATTTGATGGCACACAGGTCGTTGGACTAGGCGTTTTGAGAGGTATGGGTGATGTGAATATCCCTACAATCATCACTTTTATTGCTTATTGGATTATCGGGCTGCCAAGTGGTTATGTGATGGGAATACTTTTTGATTGGGGTATTAAAGGAATCTGGTACGGCTTGACCCTGGGTTTATTGACTTCATCGGTGCTGCTCTATTTACGGTTCCAATTAGTGATCAAAAGAAAGAAGCTTCAATTTGAAAATAGCATATTATAA